The region CCTCCAGGCAGGTGGTGCCGCTGTCCAGGAGGACGGTCTCGCCGTCGGCGATGAGCGAGCAGACCTCGGCTGCGATCCGGCGCTTGGCGTCGACGGCCTCGCGGGCGCGCAGCGCGAAGGGCGGCTCCTCCCCCCTGAGTAGCAGAGTGCGTGCCCCGCCGCGGACGCGTTCGAGGACACCTTGCGCGGCCAGCGTGTCGAGGTCGCGCCGGATGGTCATCTCCGACGCGCCGGTCAGCTCAGCGAGCGCCTGGACCGTGACACTGCCCGCCTCCCTGACGGTCTGCGCGATCAGCCCGTGCCGGTCTGCGTTGCTCATACCGCGATTGAACACCACTTGGAAACGAACAATCAAGATGTTCGCGACCGAGCCTTACGAACACAAAATATGTTCGTTATGGTGATCGGCATGGACCGCTCGCTTCGATCCGCCCGTGTGGCGAACTTCGTCTACTTTGTCCTTTGCGGCACCCTGATGGGCACCTGGGTGGTGCATATCCCCGCCATCGAGGAGCGCGTGGGCATCAGCCACGCGACGCTGGGGAGCCTGTTGGTGCTGCTGGGGCTCGGGGCCTTCACTGGTATGCAGGTGGCCGGTCGTCTGGCCGACCGCCTCGGGGCGCGCGTCGTGCTCCCTGTCGCCGGCGTTCTGTCCAGTGCGGCTGTGGTGCTGCCCGGCCTGCCCCGGGATCCCTGGATGCTGGCGGGTGCTCTGCTGGTCTTCGGCTTCTGCAATGGCTGTCTCGACGTGAGCATGAACGCCCACGCCGTGCATGTGGAGAAGGCGTACAACCGGCCCGTCATGTCGGCCTTCCACGCCATGTTCTCCGTCGGCGGTGTCATTGCCTCGCTCATCGGAGCGGGCACCGCGAGCGTCGGGATGAGCCCGGCTACGGGCATGGCCACCGTGGGAGCCGTGGGCATCGTGACCGTACTGGTGCCGACACGCGGCTTGCTGCCGACCACGCCGGCACCCGCCGCCACCGCCGCGGAGAGTGAGGAGACACGGGCCGGAAAGCCACGCAGGGCCCCAGGGCGCATCTGGATCCTGGCCGCCCTGGCTCTGATGGTCATGCTCAGCGAGGGAGCTGCCAACGACTGGAGCGCTCTGCACCTGAAGGACGTCCTCGGTGCGCCCGCGAGCACCGCCGCCGTCGGGTACGGCACCTACGCGGCGGCGATGACCACCGGCCGACTGCTCGCCGACCGCGTCTCCGGCCGGTTCGGACCCATGGCCGTCCTGCGTTACGGCGCGGTCACGGCCGCCGTCGGAATCACGATCGTGGCCGTCTCGCCGTGGATATGGGCCGCGTTCGCGGGCTGGGCGCTGTTCGGCCTGGGACTGTCCGGCTGCGTCCCCCAGCTCTTCAGCGCGGCCGGCCGCGCCGACCCCTCCGCTGCCGGGGCCAACGTCTCCCGCGTCGCCGGGCTCGGCTACCTGGGCATGCTCTCCGGCCCCGCCGTCATCGGCTGGCTGACCCATCTTGTGGCGTTGAACCACACCTTCGTACTGCTGACCCTGCTGTGCGCCATCACCGCTACGGCCGCCGGAGTCCTGCGCACCGGATCCGACCGCACGCGCGAGCTAGCACGCAGCAGCCACTGATCGCCTGTGCGGCACGGCCCCTGACACCGTGCCGCACAGGCTCCTCCGCTCGCCCCGGCTGGCCGCCAGACCGGTGAGGAAAAACGAACCACCGCCAACAGAAGGAGCCGTTGTTGCCTCAGACAGACGCCACTCCCGCCCGCGGCCGTGTCGGTGTCCTGCTTCCTCGCGACCTGCCCGTCCGGGACGTGCTGCCCTACGCCCGGCGAGCCGAAGAGCTGGGGTTCGACCAGGTGTGGGTGGTGGAGGACCTCGGCTGGCGCGGCGGACTCGCGCAGGCCGGCCCTGTCCTCGCCAGCACCACCAGCATCACCGTCGGTATTGGCATCATGCCCGCCGGCGCCCGCAACGTGTGCTTCGCCGCGATGGAACTGGCCACCCTCGCCCAGCTCTACCCTGGCCGGCTGGTCACCGGTATCGGCCACGGCATGCCGGACTGGATGTGCCAGGTAGGAGCCTGGCCCGCCAGCCCCCTGACGCTGATCAAGGAGTACACGACCGCGCTGCGCCTGCTCATGCGCGGCGAGCCCGGCCCGGCAGACGGCCGCTATGTGCGCTGCGAAGGCGTCGTCATCACCGAGACCCCCGACCTCGTCCCCCCGGTCATCCTCGGCGTACGTGGCCCAAAATCGCAGGCAGCCGCGGGCGAGGTGGCCGACGGGCTCCTCCTGGCCGAGCCCGCGGCCCCCGCCTACATCGCCTCCTCACTCCGGCACCTGGGCAGCACTTCTGACGCGAGCGCGCCCGAAGTCGTCACCTACGACGCAGCCGCCGTCGACGACGACGAGGACGCCGCTCTCGCCCGCGTCCGCGACGGACTGACCGCCATCGGCGAGTCGGACTGGGCCGCTCACATCGACCCGCTGCCGTTCGCCGCGCGGCTGCGCGCACACCGCGCCGCCTGCGCCGACGCCCGGCAGTTCGCCCAGACCATGCCCGCCGCCTGGGTCCGCCAACTGAGCGTCGCCGGCACCCCCGACCAGGCACGCGAAGCGATCACAGCCCGCCACGCAGCAGGCGCGACCAGCGTCGTCCTCACCCCCACTGGCCCCGACGCCCTGACATCCCTTGCCTCGCTCGCCCGCGCCCTGGACTCCCGCCCCTGAACCGAAACCGCTGGGACCGGAGGAAGCCCCACCATGTCCACCGACCGACGCATCGTCCTGTTCGACCTCTTCGGGGTCATCGCCCTACACCAACGCCCGGGCGCCCTGGCGGAGATGGCCGCCCGGTGCACCGCACCCGCAGACGACTTCGCCGACGCCTATTGGGCCTGCCGCCCGCCCTACGACGCCGCGCAGTGGTCCGCGCGTGAGTACTGGACGGCCGTACTGCGATGGCTGTCACTCCCCGTGGACGGCGACACGATCGAGGAGCTGCGGCTCGCCGACATCGACAGCTGGTCACGCGTCGACAACCGCATGGTCGCCTACATCCAGTCCCTGCGGGACGTCGCCGAGGTCGCCCTGCTGTCCAACATTCCCGCAGACCATGCGGACGCATTCCTCGCCGCACAGCCCTGGCTGCGGAACCTGGACCACGTCGCCTTCTCCGGAAAGATCCATGCGGCGAAACCGGACCCAGCGGCGTTCTGTCACTGCGTCGTCGCCATGCGGGCCGCGCCCGCCGACTTCCTCTTCGTCGACGACCGCGAAGAGAACGTGCGCGCAGCGCAGGCCACCGGCATGAACGGGCACGTCTTCACCAGACTCGACGAGCTGGCAGCAACCATCGACAGCTGGCTGCCGACCAGCAGCCCCGCCTCGTGATGACTCTGGCATGAGTGAGGTCGGCGGTGACGGCGCTCAGAGCACACGTCCTCATGCAGTCGTATTCATCACGGAAGCGCGGCAACAAGAGCGCTCACTCGCCAAACCACGGCGCCCAGCCACCCTGCCACCGGCTGCGCTCAGAGTTGACCGAAGGGGCTGAGGGGCGGCACGCGACAACGACCCGTCCGGAGAGGCCAGACAACAAACAAGTCCCAGGTCGCTGACCTGGGCCCTTCTCCAAGAGCGCCCACGATCCCCACTCACCCAAGGAGAGAAAGTCGCAGGTTGAACAGCGGGTCGGCCTCGCGGAGCTTCCACAGTTCCCTGTACGGCATGCCGACCGCTTATGCCGTCCTCGTACAACGTGCACCGCGGCGAGCCGCTTCCGGCGCGGTCGCCCATGCGCCGGCCCGCGAATCCGGCAGGCTCGTGGACCCACCCGTTGGTGCCGGACACACCGGCGGCGATGCAGCAGCGGCTCCCTATCCTTTCGCCTAGCACGGACGAAGGAGCACTGTGGTGGGAACAATCGAAACACAGGTGGCTGTCGTCGGGGCCGGGCCCGCCGGCCTGACACTGGCAACGCTGCTGCACCAGCGGGGCGTCGCCTGCGTGGTGATCGACAAGTTCCGGCGCGACCAGCTGGTGGCCAGGTCCCGTGCCGGTTTCCTGGAACGCCGCACCGCGCGGCTCCTGGACCACCTCGGGCGTTCCAAGCGGCTACACGCTGAGGGCCTGCCACACACGGCGTGCGAGTTCCGGTGTGACGGCGAGGTCGTGCGGCTGGACTACGCGGACCTGTGCGGAGGCACCCCGAGCTTCGTCTACCCGCAGCACGAGCTGGTGGCCGATCTGCTGGACGGGTACGTCTCGGACGGCGGAGCGGTACTGCTGGGCCGCCCCGTCGTCGGCCTCGGCACCGAGCGGGGGCTGCCGGTGGTGCGGTGCGCGGACGGCACGGTGGTGCGGTCCGAGATGGTGGTGGAGGCAGCCGGCCAGTACGGTCCCGTGCGCGCCGCCCTGCCCGCCGACGCCTTCACCCAGTACGACATCCGGCACGGTGTGCGGCTCCTCGGCGTCCTGGCGCAGACTGCGCCCTTCGCGCCCCATACCGTCTACGGTCAGCACCGCGACGGGTTCGCGGGGCAGATGCTGCGGTCCGCGGAGGTGACGCGCCTGTACCTGGAGGTGCCCCCGGGCGAGAGCCTGGAGGACTGGCCCGAAGCACGCATCTGGCGCGAGCTGGATGCCCGGTTGGCGCTACCGCCGGGAGCGCTGCGGCGGGGGCCGGTGCTCGAGCGGTCCCTCGTGGAGATGCGGACCTGGGTGGTGGAACCCATGCACCTCGGGCGGGTGGCGCTGGTGGGTGACGCGGCGCACATCGTGCCGCCCTCCGGTGGCAAGGGGATGAACCTGGCCATGGCCGACGCGGCCGATCTCGCGGCCGCCCTGGGCCGGCACTTCTGCGAAGACTCCGCGGGGGACCTCGGTGAGGTGCTGGCGGCCTACTCACGGCGGCGCCTCGCCGACGTGTGGCAGGTGCAGGAGTTCAGCCACTTCATGCTCCACCTCCAGCACGGACCGCTTCCCGGTACCCCGGACGCGGGGTACCTCGAAAAGCTGCGGCGGGCCCGGCTGTTCCGGCTGCGTGACGACCCGGCCTACGCGCGCGCCTTCCTGGAACGCTACATGGGGCCCGAACTCCCGCCGGGCCTGTGACCCGCAGAGTCGCCCGCTCTCGCGCTGCCGGTGGCCCTCATCGTGTCCGTCCGCGTGACTACCCGCCTCGTCTGGCTCCGACGACCCAGGTACCCAACAAAGCCCCCTGCCGCCGCCAGCTCTCTCGGGCGCCGACCGAGGTCCCGGGCAGCCATGACCAGGACGAAGAACGGGATCTCGTCATCTGGGCCGAGTAAAAACCACCAGGGCCCGTCCCGTTCATCGAAATCCTCCGCGTCGAGCCGTAGCAGGTCGTCGTAGCGGAACAGCTCGCGGTCGAGTTCGGTGGCGCGCTGCGGCAGGGTCATGCCCGTTTTCACCCGGTAGGCAGCCAGGCGACTGGTCAGAGCGCGCAGGCTGAGTCCCAGATTCTTGGCCACCTCCATGAGTTGGAAGAAGCTCGAAGGGAAGATGTCCGTCAGGTCACGGGTTGTTTATGCTGGAGCTGATGGACATGCCTTGACCTGCGCGGATGCAACGTTGGGATCTCATCGGTCGCGGTCAGGGTCCCCGTGCCCCGGAACGGTCGGTTCACGTAGTGCCATGGCGTGTACGGGAGTGTCAGCGAGAAATCAGCGCCCGCCCGTGGCAGCGGGCAGCACATCCTGGTCGTCGACGATGAATCGAGAATCGCCGAACTGCTCTCGACACCCTCGAGCTGGCCGGTTACCGGGTCGGCACCGCGGCCACCGGCGGAGAGGCGCTCGATCGGGTCGGGCGGGAGCGGCCCGACTTGGTGATCCTCGATGTGATGCTGCCCGATCTGGACGGCTTCACGGTGTGCCGGTGCCTGGTCGCCGCCGACGAGAACCATCCGCCGGTGCTCTTCCTCACCGCCCGCGACTCGCTGGACTCGCCAGTCACCGCTTGTCGCCGTAGTGACTCTTGCGGGATCGAGCTTGATGACATCGTCTCCACTCGGACCAGCTCAAGCGGTGAGCCGGGATGGATACGGGCTGGACGACGAGCGCGATGAACAGGTGCTGGATCTCGTTGCGGGTCAGCGGAATGAGGTCGTCGGAGGCCGGTCGGATGTGTTCGGCGGCGCGGACGACGGCGAGGAAGCGTGGGCGAGCATGGCGAGGGTGACCCAGCGGGACCAGGATGGTCAGAAGCCGGAGGCGGAGCCGACGAAGTGCCACAAGGCGGCTGTGTACCACAACAGTGCGATGGCAGTGACCAGGGCGCCGCCGGCGGCCGGAAGCGCCCAACCAGGCAGTCGGCGGCTGTGTACCACCAGCACCTTGGCGACGAACGCGCCGTACAGGACGCACCCCGTGATGGAGTGCACCGCCACTCGGCTGCTCGTGAACTCAACTCCGTAGGCGGTGATGCAGTGGTAGGCGATGGGCAGCGAAAGCAGAAAGGCGAGGAGGCCGATGAGCCGGTGGGTGGGATGCACCCGGTGCGGCGCGGCCCCCGCTCCCGGTAGGCGCCGGTACATCCACAGCCCGAGCAGCAGTTGGACGACCGCGAGTCCCATCAGAGCGCTACCCAGGCGCGCCTTGAGATCCTTGACACCGACGCCGTGCTGCCCGAACAGGCCGCTGGTGGAGTCGGGTGTGTGCGTGCGGCCGAACGCATAGATCCCCACCGCGACGGCGACCGGCAGCAATGCAGCCAAGAAGCCCGCCACCGTTCGTGCGGGACGCCGCATCCGCGCGCCCGCGTGCCCGGTCATAGGTCCCCGATCAATCGGGTTGGACCTTGCTGCTGGATGCGTTTGGGACGTACCACTGTGGCGCCGGACGCGCTGGTTTCCTCGCCGCTGGTGTCACCGGCCGTCGTGTCACCCGCGGAGCAGTGCAGCGGGTGCCCGGTGTAGGTCACTTGAGTGATGCCGTTGGAGCGTTTCCAGGTGCTGATCAGGTTGCTCCTGG is a window of Streptomyces violaceusniger Tu 4113 DNA encoding:
- a CDS encoding MFS transporter, with amino-acid sequence MVIGMDRSLRSARVANFVYFVLCGTLMGTWVVHIPAIEERVGISHATLGSLLVLLGLGAFTGMQVAGRLADRLGARVVLPVAGVLSSAAVVLPGLPRDPWMLAGALLVFGFCNGCLDVSMNAHAVHVEKAYNRPVMSAFHAMFSVGGVIASLIGAGTASVGMSPATGMATVGAVGIVTVLVPTRGLLPTTPAPAATAAESEETRAGKPRRAPGRIWILAALALMVMLSEGAANDWSALHLKDVLGAPASTAAVGYGTYAAAMTTGRLLADRVSGRFGPMAVLRYGAVTAAVGITIVAVSPWIWAAFAGWALFGLGLSGCVPQLFSAAGRADPSAAGANVSRVAGLGYLGMLSGPAVIGWLTHLVALNHTFVLLTLLCAITATAAGVLRTGSDRTRELARSSH
- a CDS encoding HAD-IA family hydrolase; this translates as MSTDRRIVLFDLFGVIALHQRPGALAEMAARCTAPADDFADAYWACRPPYDAAQWSAREYWTAVLRWLSLPVDGDTIEELRLADIDSWSRVDNRMVAYIQSLRDVAEVALLSNIPADHADAFLAAQPWLRNLDHVAFSGKIHAAKPDPAAFCHCVVAMRAAPADFLFVDDREENVRAAQATGMNGHVFTRLDELAATIDSWLPTSSPAS
- a CDS encoding response regulator → MAGYRVGTAATGGEALDRVGRERPDLVILDVMLPDLDGFTVCRCLVAADENHPPVLFLTARDSLDSPVTACRRSDSCGIELDDIVSTRTSSSGEPGWIRAGRRAR
- a CDS encoding FAD-dependent monooxygenase encodes the protein MGTIETQVAVVGAGPAGLTLATLLHQRGVACVVIDKFRRDQLVARSRAGFLERRTARLLDHLGRSKRLHAEGLPHTACEFRCDGEVVRLDYADLCGGTPSFVYPQHELVADLLDGYVSDGGAVLLGRPVVGLGTERGLPVVRCADGTVVRSEMVVEAAGQYGPVRAALPADAFTQYDIRHGVRLLGVLAQTAPFAPHTVYGQHRDGFAGQMLRSAEVTRLYLEVPPGESLEDWPEARIWRELDARLALPPGALRRGPVLERSLVEMRTWVVEPMHLGRVALVGDAAHIVPPSGGKGMNLAMADAADLAAALGRHFCEDSAGDLGEVLAAYSRRRLADVWQVQEFSHFMLHLQHGPLPGTPDAGYLEKLRRARLFRLRDDPAYARAFLERYMGPELPPGL
- a CDS encoding DUF6529 family protein, translating into MTGHAGARMRRPARTVAGFLAALLPVAVAVGIYAFGRTHTPDSTSGLFGQHGVGVKDLKARLGSALMGLAVVQLLLGLWMYRRLPGAGAAPHRVHPTHRLIGLLAFLLSLPIAYHCITAYGVEFTSSRVAVHSITGCVLYGAFVAKVLVVHSRRLPGWALPAAGGALVTAIALLWYTAALWHFVGSASGF
- a CDS encoding LLM class flavin-dependent oxidoreductase; the protein is MPQTDATPARGRVGVLLPRDLPVRDVLPYARRAEELGFDQVWVVEDLGWRGGLAQAGPVLASTTSITVGIGIMPAGARNVCFAAMELATLAQLYPGRLVTGIGHGMPDWMCQVGAWPASPLTLIKEYTTALRLLMRGEPGPADGRYVRCEGVVITETPDLVPPVILGVRGPKSQAAAGEVADGLLLAEPAAPAYIASSLRHLGSTSDASAPEVVTYDAAAVDDDEDAALARVRDGLTAIGESDWAAHIDPLPFAARLRAHRAACADARQFAQTMPAAWVRQLSVAGTPDQAREAITARHAAGATSVVLTPTGPDALTSLASLARALDSRP